Proteins from one Limanda limanda chromosome 9, fLimLim1.1, whole genome shotgun sequence genomic window:
- the b3gnt7 gene encoding UDP-GlcNAc:betaGal beta-1,3-N-acetylglucosaminyltransferase 7 — protein MFNNRDRWRVYKRVSLVFFLAAVALTVVQRGSINIGAPFELQRRARMGGVEPEAAAEEKMDSSLGRKNFWKAVKPPPQPKTLRTTLNKPAITGNWDITSSNCSANHNLSGQDWFRSLEDNFKQFMLYRHCRYFPMVHNHPEMCGGEIYLLMVIKSVATQHDRREVIRKTWGKQQVVDGKRIKTLFLLGKPSNEAERANHQKLVEYENKIYGDILQWDFLDSFFNLTLKETHFLKWFHTYCPGVRYVFKGDDDVFVSLDNIIEYLEGSEHDRDLFVGHVIVNARPIRNKDSKYYIPQAMYNKTLYPPYAGGGGFLMDGSLARRLYPVAETLELYPIDDVFLGMCLEVLRVTPIKHTAFKTFGLVRNKSSKMNREPCFFKSMIVVHKLLPSDLMHMWKLVTGDLVCSQKVKVIL, from the coding sequence GGGGGAGCATCAACATCGGGGCGCCCTTCGAACTCCAGAGGCGGGCTCGCATGGGGGGAGTGGAGCCTGAAGCTGCagcggaggagaagatggaCTCGTCCCTGGGGAGGAAAAACTTCTGGAAAGCTGTTAAACCCCCCCCACAGCCCAAAACCCTCAGGACCACACTGAACAAACCAGCAATCACTGGCAACTGGGATATAACCAGTTCCAACTGCAGCGCCAACCACAACCTCTCCGGCCAAGACTGGTTCAGGAGCCTGGAGGACAATTTCAAGCAGTTCATGCTTTATCGCCACTGCCGTTACTTTCCGATGGTCCACAACCACCCAGAGATGTGTGGAGGGGAGATCTATTTGCTCATGGTAATTAAATCAGTGGCCACCCAGCATGACCGCAGGGAGGTCATCCGAAAAACCTGGGGCAAGCAGCAGGTGGTGGATGGCAAGAGGATAAAGACCCTCTTCCTTCTCGGTAAACCCTCCAACGAGGCGGAGCGGGCGAACCACCAGAAGCTTGTGGAGTATGAGAACAAAATCTATGGGGATATCCTCCAGTGGGATTTCCTGGACAGCTTCTTCAACCTCACACTGAAAGAGACTCACTTCCTCAAGTGGTTCCACACGTACTGTCCCGGCGTGCGCTACGTCTTCAAAGGGGACGACGACGTGTTCGTCAGCCTGGACAACATCATCGAGTACCTGGAGGGCAGCGAGCATGACAGGGACCTGTTTGTGGGGCACGTGATTGTAAATGCGAGGCCCATACGTAATAAAGATAGTAAATACTACATACCCCAGGCCATGTATAATAAGACACTATACCCTCCGTatgcaggtggaggaggtttTCTGATGGACGGGAGCCTGGCGAGGAGGCTTTACCCGGTCGCGGAGACCCTGGAGCTATACCCCATCGACGATGTCTTCTTGGGCATGTGTCTGGAGGTGCTTCGGGTCACTCCCATCAAACACACGGCCTTTAAGACATTCGGGTTGGTGAGAAATAAGAGCAGCAAGATGAACCGAGAACCCTGTTTCTTTAAGAGCATGATCGTGGTGCACAAACTGCTCCCATCAGACCTCATGCACATGTGGAAGCTGGTGACCGGTGACCTGGTGTGCTCACAGAAGGTGAAGGTCATCCTATAG